The following nucleotide sequence is from Salvia miltiorrhiza cultivar Shanhuang (shh) chromosome 7, IMPLAD_Smil_shh, whole genome shotgun sequence.
ACTAAGATATACTACTAGAAATATGTTCAAAAGGGGGGAAATTGTATAATCGCAAAAGGTGTTCATGTATCAACAACACATGTGAGATTTTATTTCAGAATTATTCAAAACAAAGCACATGAGCGATTTATTTGGATTAGTTTTGGATGCATCGAAAAAGGTAGCTAAAAACATACACATTGATTTAAAAAATGATGTCCTTTCACGAAAATATTATGAGGAAAAAATAAAGGCATCCTCGCATTTCTATTAACACTTATATAGTTAAATAGAAATCATAACAGAAATCCCTTCCAATCGATGTAACGTAGAAACCAACGTATTGGAcggtaaaataaataaataaaacaaataaatgagagagagagaggcggtaCCTTTTTCCTGCCGCAGTCCAATTGGTGGATGAGCTCCTCCACGAGCTCCGCGCCGGAGAAGCAATTCTTCACGAATTTCATCTTTGTTATGCGATCCTGGATCGGCACTCTCTGCCGCACTACCTTCACAATCTCCGCCATCTCATCCATCACCACCACCTCGCCTTCCTCGTCGAAGCCGTACACCGGCGGTGCCGGTGCGTCCTCGGGGCACTTCGTCCCCAGAATCTCCTCCATTTTGGCCTCCAGCATCCCGCTGTTGCGCAGCGAGTTCAGCGCCACCAGTCCTCCGATCAACTTCTCGTTGAAGAACAACTGCGGCACGGAGGCGCCGCCGGTCCTCTCTCTCAATTCCTTCCCTCTCCCCGGGTACACGTCGATGTTGATCTCCACGTAACTCAGATTCCTCTCCCGCAGGAACGACCGCACGGCGGTGCTGTCGCGGCAGTTCGACCGCGAGAAGAAGCTGATTCTCCCCTTCATCTCCTTCATCCCCTGCTTCAACGTCTTCACCACCTTAACTCCGACCAGATTGAACTCCTTCACCAGGAGAtcttcgtcgtcgtcgtccTTGGTGAGCGAAGATATGCGCTTAAGCGCCTCCGATACGCTGTTGCTCTTCTCCCGGAAGAATTTCCCGATGGCGGAGGCCGGGGAATCGAACGTCTCCGGCATGGAGAGCGACCTCTCCAGCAGCCCGGGGGGAGCCTCCGGCTTGGGAAGAAGCGAGTGCGGCGGGATGATCACTCCATTCGGGTGAGAATCCGATCGGTCGTCGGGAGAATCCGCAATGAGTGCGTCGGTTTGGGGGCTGAGATTTTGTGCAATTTTGGCATCGAATTCGGTGTGGATGATATCCCGAGGCAAATCGAGGGCAGGTGGTAGAGGATTTTCCATAGGAGAAGGTTTATACAGTGTTTTGGGAGGGAGAAAGGAATTGaaatggaaagagagagagaaaggagcgGAGACGACGGGCTGACAGTTATGTTGGAGGGATACTACACTGCACATATTTATATACTCTCTACAaccatataatataatataaatattacaaTTACATTTTCACTCTGAATTTTGTGATTTATTTACGGATTTTCATTTAGAGAAAAATTTTGaggtagccaaaatgaagcataaaacacaaattttggccactcattgaaaaaacataaattttggccatttttatagctttgggacgtttttgcccttaattgggcggactgggtagggtcaggagcgcgggtcgcgtgccgggtaggatcaggcacgcgggtcgggttaggcacttatggcatttatagtgccataagtgccaacgaaatttttttttttactccccctgccctgtctaccccccagacccccgatcccacccaccccaccccatccACCCCCaaaccaaaaaattttactttattattttattttatggcacttatggcactaatagtgctgTCATAaatgccaacgaaaatccaaaataaaataaagtaaaatggtctttttagcacttatggcactattagtgccataagtgccaaacatgcagaacaaatatagaaacaacaacatcatctaaacgctaaatggataatctaaaccctaaatgaaacatctaaaccctaaatggataatctaaaccctaaatggaatatctaaaccctaggggaagtgtttaaaaagttccttttggcttgagggtgggtggggggggtgggggggtagaGTCAGGGGTCAGGGGGTAGGCAgggcagtgggagtaaaaaaaaaaaattcttggcttggggtgggtggtgggggggggtggg
It contains:
- the LOC130996288 gene encoding uncharacterized protein LOC130996288 → MCSVVSLQHNCQPVVSAPFSLSFHFNSFLPPKTLYKPSPMENPLPPALDLPRDIIHTEFDAKIAQNLSPQTDALIADSPDDRSDSHPNGVIIPPHSLLPKPEAPPGLLERSLSMPETFDSPASAIGKFFREKSNSVSEALKRISSLTKDDDDEDLLVKEFNLVGVKVVKTLKQGMKEMKGRISFFSRSNCRDSTAVRSFLRERNLSYVEINIDVYPGRGKELRERTGGASVPQLFFNEKLIGGLVALNSLRNSGMLEAKMEEILGTKCPEDAPAPPVYGFDEEGEVVVMDEMAEIVKVVRQRVPIQDRITKMKFVKNCFSGAELVEELIHQLDCGRKKAIEIGKELARRHFIHHVFGNNEFEDGNHFYRFLEHEPFIPKCYNFRGVVNDSEPKDAAAVSRRLTCIMWAILESYASDDRLNLDYIGISNSEEFRRYVNVVEDLQRVDLLTLSHDEKLAFFLNLHNSMAVHAVIRIGDPGGMLDRRPFFSDFMYVIGGHPYSLNSIRNGILRSNRRPPFSLIKPFSKGDKRLELSFAKVNRLIHFGMWNATRGSPSIRFFRWQGIESELKNAAREYLRREDGVQVDLGKRTVYLPRIMKWYSGDFGEEKEIPKWMINYLDASKAGLLSHLMSDGGSVNIAYQDNYDWSLNS